In Vibrio hippocampi, the following are encoded in one genomic region:
- the moeA gene encoding molybdopterin molybdotransferase MoeA: MGCCDAPGLMPIEEALSKMLSPISPITDTLTLPIQDAIGYVLAQDLRSPIHVPPFDNSAMDGYAVRVADFSQTDRFVIAGKSFAGAPFDQHWPANSTVRIMTGAQIPEGCDAVIMQENATVEGDQVRFNQPNLKPGMNIRPTGDDICQGDTVLAQGAKLTARDIPMIATLGIATVEVYRKPKVAFFSTGDELRPLGTELEAGQIYDSNRYGIKPLIDNFGCEAIDLGIIPDCPETLKATFEQAAQQADLVITSGGVSVGEADYTKDILEQLGQIGFWKLAIKPGKPFAFGSLNSAWFCGLPGNPVSAVLTMYVLVQPLIAKLAGHTQWQAPQSIPAITHSRFKKSPGRTDYQRGIYRIENGQFVVESTGNQSSGAFRSMSLANCFVVLERERGHVEAGETVQIQLFNPTLY, translated from the coding sequence ATGGGATGCTGTGACGCTCCGGGCTTAATGCCTATCGAAGAAGCACTATCAAAAATGCTCTCGCCAATCTCCCCTATTACTGACACGTTAACGCTGCCAATCCAAGACGCGATTGGTTATGTGTTGGCACAAGATCTCCGTTCTCCGATTCATGTTCCACCATTTGATAACTCGGCGATGGATGGATACGCGGTCAGAGTTGCGGATTTTAGCCAAACCGACCGCTTTGTGATCGCCGGAAAATCCTTTGCAGGCGCACCGTTTGATCAACACTGGCCCGCGAATAGCACAGTGCGCATTATGACCGGCGCGCAAATCCCAGAAGGTTGTGATGCGGTGATTATGCAAGAAAACGCCACGGTTGAAGGCGACCAAGTGCGTTTTAACCAACCCAACCTTAAGCCGGGTATGAACATTCGTCCTACCGGCGATGACATTTGCCAAGGTGATACCGTTCTGGCTCAAGGTGCGAAGTTAACGGCTCGTGATATTCCGATGATCGCAACACTCGGTATCGCGACAGTCGAAGTCTACCGTAAGCCAAAAGTGGCGTTTTTTTCCACTGGTGATGAACTTCGACCACTGGGAACCGAGCTTGAAGCCGGCCAAATATACGACAGCAATCGTTACGGTATAAAGCCTCTGATTGATAATTTTGGCTGCGAAGCCATCGACCTTGGCATTATTCCCGATTGCCCAGAAACATTAAAAGCGACCTTCGAACAAGCCGCACAGCAAGCGGATCTTGTGATTACCTCCGGTGGCGTCAGTGTCGGAGAAGCAGACTACACCAAAGATATCCTAGAACAGTTGGGACAAATCGGTTTCTGGAAACTGGCGATTAAACCGGGGAAACCTTTTGCTTTTGGGTCGCTTAATAGCGCTTGGTTTTGTGGTTTGCCTGGCAATCCGGTGTCTGCCGTACTCACCATGTATGTATTGGTACAGCCGTTGATCGCGAAACTCGCTGGACATACTCAATGGCAAGCGCCTCAGTCCATTCCGGCTATCACCCACAGTCGTTTTAAAAAGTCGCCGGGCCGAACCGATTATCAGCGCGGGATCTACCGCATCGAAAACGGTCAATTTGTCGTTGAAAGCACGGGCAATCAAAGTTCTGGCGCATTTCGCTCCATGAGCCTTGCTAACTGTTTTGTGGTATTGGAGCGTGAGCGTGGACACGTTGAAGCAGGCGAAACGGTTCAAATTCAACTGTTCAACCCAACCCTATACTAA